A stretch of the Filimonas lacunae genome encodes the following:
- the map gene encoding type I methionyl aminopeptidase — protein MIIYKTEAELAIMKTNSTLVSTMLGEVAKVLKPGMTTLEIDTFCKSFIQDNKGVPTFFNFHGYPHNICASVNDVVVHGFPNKKELKEGDIVSIDVGITRDGYVGEHAYTFIMGEVSPEVLQLVKVTKESLYKGIEKAIAGNRVGDIAFAIQEHTERKYGYGVVRELVGHGLGKTMHEDPQVPNYGKRGTGTYLKENVVLAIEPMINLGKRDIYTEEDGWTVRTRDGKPSVHFEHNVCVKKGKAFILSDYSIIEAAEQSNPNLNTSYYTNTVKASS, from the coding sequence ATGATTATTTATAAGACAGAGGCTGAGTTAGCTATCATGAAAACCAATTCTACTTTGGTAAGCACTATGCTGGGCGAAGTAGCGAAGGTGTTAAAGCCTGGTATGACCACGCTTGAGATTGACACGTTTTGTAAAAGTTTTATACAGGATAACAAAGGGGTTCCTACCTTTTTTAATTTTCATGGTTATCCCCATAATATCTGTGCTTCGGTAAACGACGTGGTGGTGCATGGTTTTCCTAATAAAAAGGAATTGAAAGAAGGGGATATTGTTTCTATTGATGTAGGTATTACCAGGGATGGTTATGTGGGAGAGCATGCTTATACCTTTATTATGGGGGAGGTAAGCCCTGAGGTGCTACAGCTGGTGAAGGTAACAAAGGAATCGTTATACAAAGGTATTGAGAAGGCTATTGCCGGTAATCGTGTGGGAGATATTGCTTTTGCTATTCAGGAGCATACTGAACGTAAGTATGGTTATGGCGTAGTAAGGGAGCTGGTAGGGCATGGCCTGGGTAAAACCATGCATGAAGATCCGCAGGTGCCTAACTATGGTAAAAGAGGTACAGGAACTTACCTGAAAGAGAATGTGGTACTGGCTATTGAGCCGATGATTAATTTAGGTAAGCGCGATATATATACAGAAGAAGATGGTTGGACTGTACGTACACGTGACGGCAAGCCGTCTGTGCATTTTGAGCATAATGTATGTGTGAAAAAGGGAAAGGCATTCATTCTTTCTGACTACAGCATTATTGAAGCTGCGGAACAAAGCAATCCGAATTTAAATACGAGTTACTATACCAACACTGTTAAAGCCTCTTCTTAA